One genomic region from Bubalus kerabau isolate K-KA32 ecotype Philippines breed swamp buffalo chromosome 7, PCC_UOA_SB_1v2, whole genome shotgun sequence encodes:
- the HNRNPDL gene encoding heterogeneous nuclear ribonucleoprotein D-like isoform X3, which produces MRAVMEVPPRLSHVPPPLFPSAPATLASRSLSHWRPRPPRQLAPLLPSLAPSSARQGARRAQRHVTAQQPSRLAGGAAIKGGRRRRPDLFRRHFKSSSIQRSAAAAAATRSARQHLPADHSAAMEDMNEYSNIEEFAEGSKINASKNQQDDGKMFIGGLSWDTSKKDLTEYLSRFGEVVDCTIKTDPVTGRSRGFGFVLFKDAASVDKVLELKEHKLDGKLIDPKRAKALKGKEPPKKVFVGGLSPDTSEEQIKEYFGAFGEIENIELPMDTKTNERRGFCFITYTDEEPVKKLLESRYHQIGSGKVRAKTGTKDLITIMIKDMEITIVPMVVIKTIVAMAAMIILGITMGTMDMDRDMQTTVANRALTARHPEGVAITKTITSRIKGDTAENRKRLLK; this is translated from the exons AT GAGGGCCGTGATGGAGGTCCCGCCCCGACTCTCCCATGTGCCGCCGCCATTGTTCCCCTCCGCTCCCGCTACTTTAGCCTCCCGCAGCCTCTCCCATTggcggccgcggccgccgcggcaGCTCGCCCCGCTCCTCCCTTCGCTCGCTCCCAGCTCCGCCCGGCAGGGGGCGCGCCGGGCCCAGCGCCACGTCACCGCCCAGCAGCCCTCCCGATTGGCGGGCGGGGCGGCTATAAAGGGAGGGCGCAGGCGGCGCCCGGATCTCTTCCGCCGCCATTTTAAATCCAGCTCCATACAACGctccgccgccgctgctgccgcGACTCGGTCTGCGCGCCAGCACCTTCCGGCCGACCACTCCGCCGCTATGGAAGACATGAACGAGTACAGCAACATAGAGGAGTTCGCCGAGGGATCCAAGATCAACGCGAGCAAGAACCAGCAGGATGACGG TAAAATGTTTATTGGAGGCTTGAGCTGGGATACAAGCAAGAAAGATCTGACTGAATATTTGTCTCGATTTGGGGAAGTTGTGGACTGCACGATTAAAACAGATCCTGTTACTGGAAGATCACGAGGATTTGGATTTGTGCTTTTCAAGGATGCTGCTAGTGTTGATAAG GTTTTGGAACTGAAAGAACACAAACTGGATGGCAAATTGATAGACCCTAAAAGGGCCAAAGCTTTAAAGGGGAAGGAACCCCCCAAAAAGGTTTTCGTGGGTGGATTGAGCCCAGATACTTCGGAGgaacaaattaaagaatattttggAGCCTTTGGAGAG ATTGAAAATATTGAACTTCctatggatacaaaaacaaatgaaagaagagGATTTTGCTTTATTACATATACAGATGAGGAGCCAGTAAAGAAATTGTTAGAAAGCAGATACCATCAAATTGGTTCTGGGAAG GTCAGGGCCAAAACTGGAACCAAGGATTTAATAACTATTATGATCAAGGATATGGAAATTACAATAGTGCCTATGGTGGTGATCAAAACTATAGTGGCTATGGCGGCTATGATTATACTGGGTATAACTATGGGAACTATGGATATGGACAGGGATATGCAGACTACAGTg GCCAACAGAGCACTTACGGCAAGGCATCCCGAGGGGGTGGCAATCACCAAAACAATTACCAGCCGTATTAAAGGGGACACTGCAGAAAACAG gaagAGATTGCTAAAGTAA
- the HNRNPDL gene encoding heterogeneous nuclear ribonucleoprotein D-like isoform X6 produces MRAVMEVPPRLSHVPPPLFPSAPATLASRSLSHWRPRPPRQLAPLLPSLAPSSARQGARRAQRHVTAQQPSRLAGGAAIKGGRRRRPDLFRRHFKSSSIQRSAAAAAATRSARQHLPADHSAAMEDMNEYSNIEEFAEGSKINASKNQQDDGKMFIGGLSWDTSKKDLTEYLSRFGEVVDCTIKTDPVTGRSRGFGFVLFKDAASVDKVLELKEHKLDGKLIDPKRAKALKGKEPPKKVFVGGLSPDTSEEQIKEYFGAFGEIENIELPMDTKTNERRGFCFITYTDEEPVKKLLESRYHQIGSGKANRALTARHPEGVAITKTITSRIKGDTAENRKRLLK; encoded by the exons AT GAGGGCCGTGATGGAGGTCCCGCCCCGACTCTCCCATGTGCCGCCGCCATTGTTCCCCTCCGCTCCCGCTACTTTAGCCTCCCGCAGCCTCTCCCATTggcggccgcggccgccgcggcaGCTCGCCCCGCTCCTCCCTTCGCTCGCTCCCAGCTCCGCCCGGCAGGGGGCGCGCCGGGCCCAGCGCCACGTCACCGCCCAGCAGCCCTCCCGATTGGCGGGCGGGGCGGCTATAAAGGGAGGGCGCAGGCGGCGCCCGGATCTCTTCCGCCGCCATTTTAAATCCAGCTCCATACAACGctccgccgccgctgctgccgcGACTCGGTCTGCGCGCCAGCACCTTCCGGCCGACCACTCCGCCGCTATGGAAGACATGAACGAGTACAGCAACATAGAGGAGTTCGCCGAGGGATCCAAGATCAACGCGAGCAAGAACCAGCAGGATGACGG TAAAATGTTTATTGGAGGCTTGAGCTGGGATACAAGCAAGAAAGATCTGACTGAATATTTGTCTCGATTTGGGGAAGTTGTGGACTGCACGATTAAAACAGATCCTGTTACTGGAAGATCACGAGGATTTGGATTTGTGCTTTTCAAGGATGCTGCTAGTGTTGATAAG GTTTTGGAACTGAAAGAACACAAACTGGATGGCAAATTGATAGACCCTAAAAGGGCCAAAGCTTTAAAGGGGAAGGAACCCCCCAAAAAGGTTTTCGTGGGTGGATTGAGCCCAGATACTTCGGAGgaacaaattaaagaatattttggAGCCTTTGGAGAG ATTGAAAATATTGAACTTCctatggatacaaaaacaaatgaaagaagagGATTTTGCTTTATTACATATACAGATGAGGAGCCAGTAAAGAAATTGTTAGAAAGCAGATACCATCAAATTGGTTCTGGGAAG GCCAACAGAGCACTTACGGCAAGGCATCCCGAGGGGGTGGCAATCACCAAAACAATTACCAGCCGTATTAAAGGGGACACTGCAGAAAACAG gaagAGATTGCTAAAGTAA
- the HNRNPDL gene encoding heterogeneous nuclear ribonucleoprotein D-like isoform X2, whose amino-acid sequence MRAVMEVPPRLSHVPPPLFPSAPATLASRSLSHWRPRPPRQLAPLLPSLAPSSARQGARRAQRHVTAQQPSRLAGGAAIKGGRRRRPDLFRRHFKSSSIQRSAAAAAATRSARQHLPADHSAAMEDMNEYSNIEEFAEGSKINASKNQQDDGKMFIGGLSWDTSKKDLTEYLSRFGEVVDCTIKTDPVTGRSRGFGFVLFKDAASVDKVLELKEHKLDGKLIDPKRAKALKGKEPPKKVFVGGLSPDTSEEQIKEYFGAFGEIENIELPMDTKTNERRGFCFITYTDEEPVKKLLESRYHQIGSGKVRAKTGTKDLITIMIKDMEITIVPMVVIKTIVAMAAMIILGITMGTMDMDRDMQTTVANRALTARHPEGVAITKTITSRIKGDTAENSGNFIAGRVSP is encoded by the exons AT GAGGGCCGTGATGGAGGTCCCGCCCCGACTCTCCCATGTGCCGCCGCCATTGTTCCCCTCCGCTCCCGCTACTTTAGCCTCCCGCAGCCTCTCCCATTggcggccgcggccgccgcggcaGCTCGCCCCGCTCCTCCCTTCGCTCGCTCCCAGCTCCGCCCGGCAGGGGGCGCGCCGGGCCCAGCGCCACGTCACCGCCCAGCAGCCCTCCCGATTGGCGGGCGGGGCGGCTATAAAGGGAGGGCGCAGGCGGCGCCCGGATCTCTTCCGCCGCCATTTTAAATCCAGCTCCATACAACGctccgccgccgctgctgccgcGACTCGGTCTGCGCGCCAGCACCTTCCGGCCGACCACTCCGCCGCTATGGAAGACATGAACGAGTACAGCAACATAGAGGAGTTCGCCGAGGGATCCAAGATCAACGCGAGCAAGAACCAGCAGGATGACGG TAAAATGTTTATTGGAGGCTTGAGCTGGGATACAAGCAAGAAAGATCTGACTGAATATTTGTCTCGATTTGGGGAAGTTGTGGACTGCACGATTAAAACAGATCCTGTTACTGGAAGATCACGAGGATTTGGATTTGTGCTTTTCAAGGATGCTGCTAGTGTTGATAAG GTTTTGGAACTGAAAGAACACAAACTGGATGGCAAATTGATAGACCCTAAAAGGGCCAAAGCTTTAAAGGGGAAGGAACCCCCCAAAAAGGTTTTCGTGGGTGGATTGAGCCCAGATACTTCGGAGgaacaaattaaagaatattttggAGCCTTTGGAGAG ATTGAAAATATTGAACTTCctatggatacaaaaacaaatgaaagaagagGATTTTGCTTTATTACATATACAGATGAGGAGCCAGTAAAGAAATTGTTAGAAAGCAGATACCATCAAATTGGTTCTGGGAAG GTCAGGGCCAAAACTGGAACCAAGGATTTAATAACTATTATGATCAAGGATATGGAAATTACAATAGTGCCTATGGTGGTGATCAAAACTATAGTGGCTATGGCGGCTATGATTATACTGGGTATAACTATGGGAACTATGGATATGGACAGGGATATGCAGACTACAGTg GCCAACAGAGCACTTACGGCAAGGCATCCCGAGGGGGTGGCAATCACCAAAACAATTACCAGCCGTATTAAAGGGGACACTGCAGAAAACAG CGGGAACTTCATTGCAGGCCGTGTGTCACCCTGA
- the HNRNPDL gene encoding heterogeneous nuclear ribonucleoprotein D-like isoform X4 — MRAVMEVPPRLSHVPPPLFPSAPATLASRSLSHWRPRPPRQLAPLLPSLAPSSARQGARRAQRHVTAQQPSRLAGGAAIKGGRRRRPDLFRRHFKSSSIQRSAAAAAATRSARQHLPADHSAAMEDMNEYSNIEEFAEGSKINASKNQQDDGKMFIGGLSWDTSKKDLTEYLSRFGEVVDCTIKTDPVTGRSRGFGFVLFKDAASVDKIENIELPMDTKTNERRGFCFITYTDEEPVKKLLESRYHQIGSGKCEIKVAQPKEVYRQQQQQQKGGRGAAAGGRGGTRGRGRGQGQNWNQGFNNYYDQGYGNYNSAYGGDQNYSGYGGYDYTGYNYGNYGYGQGYADYSGQQSTYGKASRGGGNHQNNYQPY, encoded by the exons AT GAGGGCCGTGATGGAGGTCCCGCCCCGACTCTCCCATGTGCCGCCGCCATTGTTCCCCTCCGCTCCCGCTACTTTAGCCTCCCGCAGCCTCTCCCATTggcggccgcggccgccgcggcaGCTCGCCCCGCTCCTCCCTTCGCTCGCTCCCAGCTCCGCCCGGCAGGGGGCGCGCCGGGCCCAGCGCCACGTCACCGCCCAGCAGCCCTCCCGATTGGCGGGCGGGGCGGCTATAAAGGGAGGGCGCAGGCGGCGCCCGGATCTCTTCCGCCGCCATTTTAAATCCAGCTCCATACAACGctccgccgccgctgctgccgcGACTCGGTCTGCGCGCCAGCACCTTCCGGCCGACCACTCCGCCGCTATGGAAGACATGAACGAGTACAGCAACATAGAGGAGTTCGCCGAGGGATCCAAGATCAACGCGAGCAAGAACCAGCAGGATGACGG TAAAATGTTTATTGGAGGCTTGAGCTGGGATACAAGCAAGAAAGATCTGACTGAATATTTGTCTCGATTTGGGGAAGTTGTGGACTGCACGATTAAAACAGATCCTGTTACTGGAAGATCACGAGGATTTGGATTTGTGCTTTTCAAGGATGCTGCTAGTGTTGATAAG ATTGAAAATATTGAACTTCctatggatacaaaaacaaatgaaagaagagGATTTTGCTTTATTACATATACAGATGAGGAGCCAGTAAAGAAATTGTTAGAAAGCAGATACCATCAAATTGGTTCTGGGAAG TGTGAAATCAAAGTTGCACAACCCAAAGAGGTATATagacagcaacagcagcaacaaaaggGAGGAAGAGGTGCAGCAGCTGGTGGGCGAGGTGGTACTAGGGGTCGAGGCCGAG GTCAGGGCCAAAACTGGAACCAAGGATTTAATAACTATTATGATCAAGGATATGGAAATTACAATAGTGCCTATGGTGGTGATCAAAACTATAGTGGCTATGGCGGCTATGATTATACTGGGTATAACTATGGGAACTATGGATATGGACAGGGATATGCAGACTACAGTg GCCAACAGAGCACTTACGGCAAGGCATCCCGAGGGGGTGGCAATCACCAAAACAATTACCAGCCGTATTAA
- the HNRNPDL gene encoding heterogeneous nuclear ribonucleoprotein D-like isoform X1, translating to MEVPPRLSHVPPPLFPSAPATLASRSLSHWRPRPPRQLAPLLPSLAPSSARQGARRAQRHVTAQQPSRLAGGAAIKGGRRRRPDLFRRHFKSSSIQRSAAAAAATRSARQHLPADHSAAMEDMNEYSNIEEFAEGSKINASKNQQDDGKMFIGGLSWDTSKKDLTEYLSRFGEVVDCTIKTDPVTGRSRGFGFVLFKDAASVDKVLELKEHKLDGKLIDPKRAKALKGKEPPKKVFVGGLSPDTSEEQIKEYFGAFGEIENIELPMDTKTNERRGFCFITYTDEEPVKKLLESRYHQIGSGKCEIKVAQPKEVYRQQQQQQKGGRGAAAGGRGGTRGRGRGQGQNWNQGFNNYYDQGYGNYNSAYGGDQNYSGYGGYDYTGYNYGNYGYGQGYADYSGQQSTYGKASRGGGNHQNNYQPY from the exons ATGGAGGTCCCGCCCCGACTCTCCCATGTGCCGCCGCCATTGTTCCCCTCCGCTCCCGCTACTTTAGCCTCCCGCAGCCTCTCCCATTggcggccgcggccgccgcggcaGCTCGCCCCGCTCCTCCCTTCGCTCGCTCCCAGCTCCGCCCGGCAGGGGGCGCGCCGGGCCCAGCGCCACGTCACCGCCCAGCAGCCCTCCCGATTGGCGGGCGGGGCGGCTATAAAGGGAGGGCGCAGGCGGCGCCCGGATCTCTTCCGCCGCCATTTTAAATCCAGCTCCATACAACGctccgccgccgctgctgccgcGACTCGGTCTGCGCGCCAGCACCTTCCGGCCGACCACTCCGCCGCTATGGAAGACATGAACGAGTACAGCAACATAGAGGAGTTCGCCGAGGGATCCAAGATCAACGCGAGCAAGAACCAGCAGGATGACGG TAAAATGTTTATTGGAGGCTTGAGCTGGGATACAAGCAAGAAAGATCTGACTGAATATTTGTCTCGATTTGGGGAAGTTGTGGACTGCACGATTAAAACAGATCCTGTTACTGGAAGATCACGAGGATTTGGATTTGTGCTTTTCAAGGATGCTGCTAGTGTTGATAAG GTTTTGGAACTGAAAGAACACAAACTGGATGGCAAATTGATAGACCCTAAAAGGGCCAAAGCTTTAAAGGGGAAGGAACCCCCCAAAAAGGTTTTCGTGGGTGGATTGAGCCCAGATACTTCGGAGgaacaaattaaagaatattttggAGCCTTTGGAGAG ATTGAAAATATTGAACTTCctatggatacaaaaacaaatgaaagaagagGATTTTGCTTTATTACATATACAGATGAGGAGCCAGTAAAGAAATTGTTAGAAAGCAGATACCATCAAATTGGTTCTGGGAAG TGTGAAATCAAAGTTGCACAACCCAAAGAGGTATATagacagcaacagcagcaacaaaaggGAGGAAGAGGTGCAGCAGCTGGTGGGCGAGGTGGTACTAGGGGTCGAGGCCGAG GTCAGGGCCAAAACTGGAACCAAGGATTTAATAACTATTATGATCAAGGATATGGAAATTACAATAGTGCCTATGGTGGTGATCAAAACTATAGTGGCTATGGCGGCTATGATTATACTGGGTATAACTATGGGAACTATGGATATGGACAGGGATATGCAGACTACAGTg GCCAACAGAGCACTTACGGCAAGGCATCCCGAGGGGGTGGCAATCACCAAAACAATTACCAGCCGTATTAA
- the HNRNPDL gene encoding heterogeneous nuclear ribonucleoprotein D-like isoform X5: MRAVMEVPPRLSHVPPPLFPSAPATLASRSLSHWRPRPPRQLAPLLPSLAPSSARQGARRAQRHVTAQQPSRLAGGAAIKGGRRRRPDLFRRHFKSSSIQRSAAAAAATRSARQHLPADHSAAMEDMNEYSNIEEFAEGSKINASKNQQDDGKMFIGGLSWDTSKKDLTEYLSRFGEVVDCTIKTDPVTGRSRGFGFVLFKDAASVDKVLELKEHKLDGKLIDPKRAKALKGKEPPKKVFVGGLSPDTSEEQIKEYFGAFGEIENIELPMDTKTNERRGFCFITYTDEEPVKKLLESRYHQIGSGKCEIKVAQPKEVYRQQQQQQKGGRGAAAGGRGGTRGRGRGQQSTYGKASRGGGNHQNNYQPY; encoded by the exons AT GAGGGCCGTGATGGAGGTCCCGCCCCGACTCTCCCATGTGCCGCCGCCATTGTTCCCCTCCGCTCCCGCTACTTTAGCCTCCCGCAGCCTCTCCCATTggcggccgcggccgccgcggcaGCTCGCCCCGCTCCTCCCTTCGCTCGCTCCCAGCTCCGCCCGGCAGGGGGCGCGCCGGGCCCAGCGCCACGTCACCGCCCAGCAGCCCTCCCGATTGGCGGGCGGGGCGGCTATAAAGGGAGGGCGCAGGCGGCGCCCGGATCTCTTCCGCCGCCATTTTAAATCCAGCTCCATACAACGctccgccgccgctgctgccgcGACTCGGTCTGCGCGCCAGCACCTTCCGGCCGACCACTCCGCCGCTATGGAAGACATGAACGAGTACAGCAACATAGAGGAGTTCGCCGAGGGATCCAAGATCAACGCGAGCAAGAACCAGCAGGATGACGG TAAAATGTTTATTGGAGGCTTGAGCTGGGATACAAGCAAGAAAGATCTGACTGAATATTTGTCTCGATTTGGGGAAGTTGTGGACTGCACGATTAAAACAGATCCTGTTACTGGAAGATCACGAGGATTTGGATTTGTGCTTTTCAAGGATGCTGCTAGTGTTGATAAG GTTTTGGAACTGAAAGAACACAAACTGGATGGCAAATTGATAGACCCTAAAAGGGCCAAAGCTTTAAAGGGGAAGGAACCCCCCAAAAAGGTTTTCGTGGGTGGATTGAGCCCAGATACTTCGGAGgaacaaattaaagaatattttggAGCCTTTGGAGAG ATTGAAAATATTGAACTTCctatggatacaaaaacaaatgaaagaagagGATTTTGCTTTATTACATATACAGATGAGGAGCCAGTAAAGAAATTGTTAGAAAGCAGATACCATCAAATTGGTTCTGGGAAG TGTGAAATCAAAGTTGCACAACCCAAAGAGGTATATagacagcaacagcagcaacaaaaggGAGGAAGAGGTGCAGCAGCTGGTGGGCGAGGTGGTACTAGGGGTCGAGGCCGAG GCCAACAGAGCACTTACGGCAAGGCATCCCGAGGGGGTGGCAATCACCAAAACAATTACCAGCCGTATTAA